The Pygocentrus nattereri isolate fPygNat1 chromosome 1, fPygNat1.pri, whole genome shotgun sequence genome window below encodes:
- the b4galnt3a gene encoding beta-1,4-N-acetylgalactosaminyltransferase 3, producing MKYFLSELSGFFSYRKLKNYVVILVLSVLIFVIYLAFHGNYMERKDFIKNVPRESHQQQPIDDEFIKQEFEEPDNESLPPWRPEHKGGVNMHVFEDWCATSILQLRKNVLYPLYPHVRTTIKTLAIYPKSTNYGVRIFGYIHPNVSGEYIFAISSDKNSEFWLSSNESTKGLRLQAYVGKTGMEWAGPGEYGKFASQISKPVKLLKHKQYFFEVLLQHNEGVDHVEVAWRLNQRNSIFTVITSEYLSLYVNETSVLAGDTDNIPQTVASHEMHPDLIYIQRDPVVDMAREDLRDYIFQIPLMNDSYLKNIFPQCNYKPINVFDGAQMQRFHGIYYVHYSRVYPNDHTRQAHSAVDEMCFYNQDKVFKEGGGFVQYLKTVDGGEKSDLNWERSINVNPTDFNLNQPTVVIHTCKRVGNAILSEEDVMPVVDAVMNKLQLTEHTSELVLKRIVNVEKRVDGDAGGRYLLELELEDAKGQNMLLSRYFHVTTNKEGSPELPEPISFCSPEDFSWNPAARVHVILPVKKQGRWVIQFIRQMEKVYRVTKDENFNVIIIDYSSDDVDIHKALKKANLPSFQYRRLEGTFLKTTAVQTAIELIEDENSILFTTDLHLNFPVSIIHMVRKHCVQGKMIFAPAVMRLDCGISAHDPTGFWEIDGYGLIGIYKSDMDRIGGMNTKDFKDKWGGEDWELLDRILENRLEVERLNLRNFLHHHHSKRGMWNN from the exons atgaagtattttttatCAGAACTTTCAGGGTTTTTTAGCTACAGAAAGTTGAAAAATTATGTAGTGATTCTGGTTTTGAGTGTGCTGATCTTTGTCATCTACTTGGCTTTCCATGGCAATTATATGGAGCGAAAGGACTTCATAAAAAATG TGCCCAGAGAAAGTCACCAACAACAGCCTATCGATGATGAG TTTATTAAGCAGGAATTTGAAGAACCAGATAACGAGAGTCTGCCACCTTGGAGACCAGAG CATAAAGGAGGAGTGAACATGCACGTGTTTGAAGACTGGTGTGCAACTTCCATATTACAGCTGaggaagaatgtgctgtacccTCTGTATCCACAT GTCCGGACCACAATAAAGACGCTTGCGATATATCCCAAATCGACAAACTATGGAGTAAGGATCTTCGGCTATATTCATCCAAATGTCAGTG GCGAGTACATTTTTGCGATTTCCTCTGATAAGAACTCTGAGTTCTGGCTAAGTTCAAATGAATCAACCAAAGGCCTCAGACTTCAGGCATATGTTGGAAAA ACAGGAATGGAATGGGCAGGTCCAGGAGAATATGGGAAATTTGCATCACAGATATCGAAGCCTGTAAA GCTGTTGAAACACAAGCAGTATTTCTTTGAAGTCCTCTTACAGCACAATGAAGGGGTAGACCATGTGGAAGTAGCA tggCGTCTGAACCAGAGAAACAGCATCTTTACTGTTATTACCTCAgagtatctgtctctctatgtcA ATGAAACCTCTGTCCTGGCGGGGGACACGGATAACATCCCCCAAACGGTAGCCAGTCATGAGATGCATCCTGACCTCATCTACATACAGCGTGACCCTGTAGTGGACATGGCCAGAGAAGACCTACGGGACTACATCTTCCAAA tACCCCTGATGAATGATTCCTATTTGAAAAACATCTTTCCTCAATGCAACTACAAGCCCATTAATGTATTTGACGGAGCACAAATGCAAAGATTTCATGGTATATACTAT GTTCACTACTCTAGAGTGTACCCCAATGACCACACAAGACAGGCTCATTCAGCCGTTGATGAGATGTGTTTCTACAACCAAGATAAAGTATTTAAAGAAGG AGGCGGGTTTGTCCAGTATCTGAAAACTGTGGACGGAG GAGAAAAGTCTGATTTAAACTGGGAGCGGTCCATCAATGTAAATCCCACAGACTTCAACTTAAATCAGCCCACTGTTGTCATCCATACCTGCAAGAGAGTTGGAAATGCCATACTAAGTGAAGAAGACGTCATGCCTGTAGTTGACGCTGTCATGAATAAACTGCAGTTAACAGAGCACACCAG TGAATTGGTTCTGAAGCGTATAGTGAATGTGGAGAAGAGGGTGGATGGTGATGCAGGTGGTCGTTACCTGCTGGAGCTGGAGTTGGAGGATGCGAAGGGCCAGAACATGCTGCTGTCTCGTTATTTTCATGTAACTACGAATAAGGAGGGTAGTCCAGAACTACCAGAGCCAATTTCTTTCTGTAGCCCAGAGGACTTCTCCTGGAACCCAGCAGCCAGAGTCCATGTCATTCTGCCAG tgaaaaaacaggGCAGATGGGTCATTCAGTTCATCAGACAAATGGAGAAAGTGTACAGAGTCAcaaaagatgaaaatttcaaCGTCATCATCATTGATTACAGCAGTGATGATGTTGACATacacaaagcactgaaaaaGGCAAATCTACCAAG CTTCCAGTACAGGAGGCTGGAAGGAACTTTCctgaaaacaacagcagttcAAACAGCAATTGAACTTATTGAA GATGAGAACAGCATTTTGTTCACGACTGACCTGCATCTCAATTTTCCAGTATCAATAATCCACATGGTGCGTAAACACTGTGTACAAGGGAAAATGATTTTTGCCCCAGCTGTAATGAGACTGGACTGCGGAATCTCAGCACATGATCCCACAG GTTTCTGGGAAATTGATGGCTATGGTCTCATAGGAATATATAAATCAGACATGGATCGAATTGGTGGCATGAACACTAAAGACTTCAAAGACAAGTGGGGAGGAGAGGACTGGGAGTTGCTTGACAG AATCCTAGAGAACAGGCTGGAGGTGGAGCGACTAAATCTGAGGAACTTCTTACACCATCACCATTCAAAGCGGGGAATGTGGAACAACTAG